From a region of the Alosa sapidissima isolate fAloSap1 chromosome 9, fAloSap1.pri, whole genome shotgun sequence genome:
- the ccdc93 gene encoding coiled-coil domain-containing protein 93, whose protein sequence is MMAATSVFQRVRTGSKIGAQYDQEGNLIQVETREDEEQNVKLTEILELLLAAGYFRARIKGLSPFDKVVGGMTWCITTCNFDIDVDLLFQENSTIGQKIALTEKIVSVMPKMKCPYRLEPHQIQGLDFIHIFPVVQWLVKRAIETREEMGDYVRAYSVSQFQKSHSLPQDEAFRQRKPKAVKTVQDVSDVYKPQRRYKRQPVTGELLDEESQVHSTLLEYGRRYGYSKQAQNKQGKAAEGDATDGAAVKSTQAELTEEEDLRVVEETRIRALMTSMASMTTEQGRLTASAVGQIVGLKSEEIKQIAGEYAEKAERLTGEDQSPKYGSAQQHRRTVASLNKQIQLRAKELEEMQARRSEVQGECKEAKGRFSEVSRGTAELQAALSKLDDLEANADPGLLESLRELVATNEALKTQEQEFRAHCRQEMAQLQQKIEDLKQESGSDTDNEREQRRLVEMQHKADKEKLQKIRLLMARRSREITVLQRKMDEIPSRAELTQYQKRFVELYSQVSATHKETKQFFTLYNTLDDKKVYLEKEVNLLNSIHDNFQQAMASAGAREQFLRQMEQIVEGIKQSRIKNEKKKQENKMRRDQLNDEYLELLDKQRLYFKTVKDFKEECRKNEMLLSKFRTKGAS, encoded by the coding sequence ATGATGGCAGCCACTTCGGTGTTCCAGAGAGTCAGGACAGGATCAAAGATCGGAGCGCAGTATGATCAAGAAGGCAACCTGATCCAGGTCGAGACACGAGAGGACGAGGAGCAGAATGTCAAGCTCACAGAGATTCTTGAACTTCTGCTCGCAGCAGGTTACTTTAGAGCCCGCATTAAAGGTTTGTCTCCATTTGACAAGGTGGTTGGAGGGATGACCTGGTGCATCACAACATGCAACTTTGACATCGACGTTGACCTGCTCTTCCAGGAAAACTCAACCATTGGCCAGAAAATAGCCCTCACAGAAAAGATTGTGTCTGTGATGCCTAAAATGAAGTGCCCATATCGCTTGGAGCCCCATCAGATCCAGGGCTTGGATTTCATCCACATCTTCCCAGTCGTGCAATGGCTGGTGAAACGTGCCATCGAGACCCGCGAGGAGATGGGGGACTACGTGCGGGCGTACTCCGTCTCCCAGTTCCAGAAATCCCACAGCCTCCCCCAGGACGAGGCCTTCCGGCAGCGGAAGCCCAAAGCCGTCAAAACAGTCCAGGATGTGTCGGACGTGTACAAACCGCAGAGGCGGTACAAGAGGCAGCCGGTGACCGGAGAGCTGCTGGACGAGGAGTCCCAGGTACACTCCACCTTGTTGGAGTATGGCCGTCGCTATGGCTACAGCAAGCAAGCGCAGAACAAACAGGGCAAGGCGGCCGAGGGGGATGCTACCGATGGAGCCGCGGTCAAGTCCACACAGGCGGAGCTGACTGAGGAGGAGGACTTGCGGGTCGTGGAGGAGACGCGGATCCGAGCCTTGATGACCAGCATGGCCTCCATGACGACCGAGCAGGGGAGGCTGACGGCGAGCGCGGTGGGTCAGATCGTGGGCCTGAAGTCGGAGGAGATAAAGCAGATCGCCGGCGAATACGCTGAGAAAGCCGAGCGGCTGACCGGCGAAGACCAGTCGCCGAAGTACGGGTCGGCGCAACAGCACCGCCGGACGGTGGCCTCGCTCAACAAGCAGATCCAGCTGAGGGccaaggagctggaggagatgcAGGCACGCCGCTCGGAGGTCCAGGGAGAATGTAAGGAAGCCAAAGGTCGGTTTTCGGAGGTGTCGAGGGGCACGGCCGAACTGCAGGCAGCGCTGAGCAAACTCGACGACCTGGAGGCGAACGCCGATCCGGGCCTGCTGGAAAGCCTCCGTGAGCTGGTGGCCACGAACGAAGCGCTGAAGACCCAGGAGCAAGAGTTCCGCGCGCACTGCCGCCAGGAGATGGCCCAGCTGCAGCAGAAGATCGAGGACCTGAAGCAGGAGTCGGGCAGCGACACGGACAACGAGCGCGAACAGCGACGCCTCGTGGAGATGCAGCACAAGGCGGACAAGGAGAAGCTGCAAAAGATCCGTCTACTGATGGCCCGGCGGAGCCGTGAGATCACAGTCCTCCAGCGCAAGATGGACGAGATCCCGAGCCGCGCCGAGCTGACCCAGTACCAGAAGAGGTTCGTCGAGCTCTACAGCCAAGTGTCGGCGACGCACAAGGAAACCAAGCAGTTCTTCACACTCTACAACACCCTCGACGACAAGAAGGTCTACCTGGAGAAGGAGGTGAACCTGCTCAACTCCATCCACGACAACTTCCAGCAGGCCATGGCCTCGGCCGGCGCCCGCGAGCAGTTCCTCAGGCAGATGGAGCAGATTGTGGAAGGCATCAAGCAGAGCCGCATCAAGAACGAGAAGAAGAAACAGGAGAACAAGATGAGGAGGGACCAGCTCAACGACGAGTACCTGGAACTTCTAGACAAGCAGAGGCTCTACTTCAAAACCGTCAAGGACTTCAAAGAGGAGTGTCGCAAAAACGAAATGCTCCTCTCTAAGTTCAGAACCAAAGGAGCGTCTTGA